From Cronobacter turicensis z3032, the proteins below share one genomic window:
- the glpR gene encoding Glycerol-3-phosphate regulon repressor, which yields MKQTQRHDAIIELVKKQGYVSTEELVEQFDVSPQTIRRDLNDLAEQNMILRHHGGAALPSSSVNTSWHDRKATQTAEKERIAYRVASQIPNGATLFIDIGTTPEAVAHALLNHENLRIVTNNLNVANTLMVKDDFRIILAGGELRSRDGGIIGEATLDFISQFRLDFGILGISGIDSDGSLLEFDYHEVRTKRAIIENSRHVMLVVDHSKFGRNAMVNLGSISLVDAVYTDIMPPAGVMQVINANKVQLELC from the coding sequence GTGAAGCAAACACAACGTCACGATGCCATTATTGAACTGGTAAAAAAACAGGGCTATGTCAGTACCGAAGAGCTGGTGGAGCAGTTTGACGTCAGCCCGCAAACCATCCGCCGCGATCTCAACGATCTCGCCGAACAAAACATGATCCTGCGCCACCACGGCGGCGCGGCGTTGCCGTCGAGTTCGGTTAACACTTCCTGGCATGACCGCAAGGCGACCCAGACGGCGGAAAAAGAGCGCATCGCCTACAGAGTGGCGAGCCAGATCCCCAACGGCGCGACGCTGTTTATCGATATTGGCACCACGCCGGAGGCGGTGGCGCATGCGCTGTTAAACCATGAAAACCTGCGCATCGTGACCAATAACCTGAACGTGGCGAATACGCTGATGGTGAAGGACGATTTCCGCATCATTCTGGCGGGGGGTGAACTGCGCAGCCGCGACGGCGGGATCATTGGCGAGGCGACGCTCGACTTTATCTCTCAGTTCCGGCTCGATTTCGGCATTCTGGGTATCAGCGGCATCGACAGCGACGGCTCACTGCTGGAGTTCGATTATCACGAGGTGCGCACCAAGCGCGCGATTATTGAGAACTCGCGTCACGTGATGCTGGTGGTGGATCACTCCAAATTTGGCCGTAACGCGATGGTGAATCTGGGCAGTATCAGCCTTGTGGACGCGGTGTATACCGACATTATGCCGCCCGCCGGCGTGATGCAGGTGATTAACGCCAATAAGGTGCAATTAGAGTTGTGCTGA
- the glpG gene encoding Rhomboid protease glpG homolog, with the protein MLMINSFDNPRLAQAFVDYMATQGVILEIQRHDTWDIWLADEAQAEKVKAELSYFLSHPSDPRYLSASWQTGQLNAGLRYRSYPFMATVRAHAGPLTLGMMALCVVAYLAMSFIGYAQVAVWLAWPFDPSLKFQLWRYVSPLLLHFSLLSLIFNLLWWWYLAGPLEKTVGSGKLLTLTLVTALVGGVIQYQIAGPWFGGLGGVVYALVGYVWLRGEREPESGLHLPRGILVFMLLWLAIGGLGLFGNKTANADLVAGMLIGLAMAMTDTLHARKRK; encoded by the coding sequence ATGTTGATGATTAACTCGTTTGACAACCCGCGTCTGGCGCAGGCGTTTGTTGACTATATGGCCACCCAGGGCGTGATACTGGAAATCCAGCGGCATGATACCTGGGATATCTGGCTTGCCGATGAAGCACAAGCGGAGAAGGTCAAAGCGGAGCTGAGCTATTTTCTCTCGCACCCGAGCGATCCGCGTTATCTCTCCGCCAGCTGGCAGACTGGGCAGTTGAACGCGGGTTTGCGCTACCGTTCTTATCCTTTTATGGCCACCGTGCGCGCCCATGCGGGCCCGCTGACGCTCGGCATGATGGCGCTGTGCGTCGTCGCGTATCTCGCGATGAGCTTTATCGGTTATGCGCAAGTGGCCGTCTGGCTTGCATGGCCTTTCGATCCCTCTCTCAAATTTCAACTCTGGCGTTATGTCAGCCCGCTGCTGCTGCACTTTTCCCTGCTGAGCCTGATCTTCAATCTGCTATGGTGGTGGTATCTTGCCGGTCCGCTGGAGAAGACCGTCGGCAGCGGTAAACTGCTGACGCTCACGCTGGTCACCGCGCTGGTGGGCGGCGTTATCCAGTATCAAATCGCGGGCCCGTGGTTCGGCGGCCTTGGCGGCGTCGTCTATGCGCTGGTGGGCTACGTCTGGCTTCGCGGCGAACGCGAACCGGAAAGCGGGCTACATCTGCCCCGCGGCATTCTGGTGTTTATGCTGTTGTGGCTCGCCATCGGCGGACTGGGGTTGTTTGGCAACAAGACGGCGAATGCCGATCTGGTGGCGGGGATGCTGATTGGCCTGGCGATGGCCATGACGGATACCCTGCATGCGCGAAAACGAAAATAA